The Styela clava chromosome 10, kaStyClav1.hap1.2, whole genome shotgun sequence genome window below encodes:
- the LOC120337449 gene encoding aminopeptidase N-like isoform X2, giving the protein MSTKNEFHFKGSQVIIMSVVVVMLLVAEGLLIGLLARPQCENEVITQHTTSKPSSQTTQSTNVIPDDDWRLPKDLIPMSYQVELRPLFDPDEQGRYLFFGSSTVEFKCNKSTSQIKMHSSRLNYTTEQIKLSDSEGNVIDILHMEYDLIKEFVTFEIESECKQGEDYTLTFEKFISEMSLDLTGLYRSYYTTSDGEERMIVISHMWPTNARKVFPCFDEPALKAKFSFTLWSRANSELFAISNMPALSYQTKEFDGELWNATIFAESLPMSTYLIALSICDYSFAESLGTNDVKTRTYARAEAVANMEADYSADIAAKILDYYEAYFSVPYPLPKSDHMGVSDFDAGAMENWGFILYREVYLLYDENLSSVFDKEKVTNIVAHELAHQWFGNLVTLSWWNDAWLNEGFATYVSYLGESEVQPTWKSKDRFLLDELHAAFDIDALTSSHPLVQEANTPDEITALFDTISYSKGASILRMINDFMGEENFVLGLTHYLNDLSYSSATHLDLFQHWEDQAAEANLQFPVRLSEILKTWTLQMGYPVVNVEKSLALNRYTITQQYFLLDPSATAVEPDNDLLYKYKWYIPFSYKSYSQIGTEDSTRIWLPPIQGTQEEEYYLLANIDAMGYYRVNYDKGTWSKLTTKLKSKSFQDILSKNRAQLLDDAFNLVRAERLDLTTAMELSMYLSNEQEYVPWNSFLASAKYMEYLLSRSSLYGMFKTYLLKLVEPTLYDYYGWDEENKNDDALFERMTRQTGIKAACYYGSHNCINNATALYRMWMDDPTNKSIISNTYRRDVFCAAIRDGGEKEWQFSWEQHHVSTNAQEQDDLRYGMACSKESWILSKYTKYCVDPNLIRGQDSIRSCLGYIAEEEYGRDVVWSFMVESWDDLVDSYGGGIVFKTLIESVTKRFSTEYDLNLLINFKQSNSNLGTAARAVDQAIEKTTTNIRWRKRNEPELKSWLSMQNI; this is encoded by the exons atgtcaACAAAGAATGAGTTCCATTTTAAAGGATCGCAAGTCATTATAATGTCAGTCGTTGTTGTTATGCTTCTTGTCGCCGAAG GCTTATTGATTGGTTTACTAGCACGACCACAATGTGAAAACGAAGTCATAACTCAACATACTACTTCCAAGCCTTCTTCGCAAACAACGCAATCCACCAACGTG ATTCCCGATGATGACTGGCGACTGCCCAAAGATCTTATACCAATGTCGTACCAAGTTGAATTGAGACCGCTGTTTGACCCGGATGAGCAAGGAAGATATTTATTCTTCGGTTCTTCAACAGTGgaatttaaatgtaacaaatcaacatcacaaataaaaatgcacAGCAG tCGATTGAATTATACGACCGAACAAATAAAACTCAGCGATTCGGAGGGGAATGTTATCGATATACTCCACATGGAGTACGATTTGATAAAAGAGTTCGTCACGTTTGAAATTGAATCAGAGTGTAAACAAGGAGAAGATTACACTTTGACTTTTGAGAAATTCATTTCAGAAATGAGCTTGGATCTGACTGGTTTATACAGAAGCTATTACACAACAAGCGATGGGGAAGAGCG TATGATCGTGATAAGTCATATGTGGCCCACGAACGCAAGAAAAGTGTTTCCGTGTTTCGACGAGCCTGCATTGAAGGCGAAATTTTCGTTTACTTTATGGAGCAGGGCAAATAGCGAACTGTTTGCCATTTCAAATATGCCGGCCTTATCGTACCAG ACCAAAGAATTTGACGGAGAGCTTTGGAATGCAACAATATTTGCCGAATCATTGCCGATGTCAACATATTTGATAGCTCTTTCGATTTGTGATTATTCGTTTGCAGAATCATTGGGAACAAACGATGTGAAG ACAAGAACATATGCTAGAGCCGAGGCTGTGGCGAATATGGAAGCAGATTATTCAGCGGATATTGCTGCAAAAATCCTAGATTATTATGAGGCATATTTTTCGGTGCCATATCCACTTCCGAAGTCAG ACCACATGGGTGTTTCTGATTTTGACGCCGGAGCTATGGAAAACTGGGGATTTATTTTGTATCGAGAGGTATATTTACTTTATGATGAAAATTTGTCATCAGTATTTGATAAGGAGAAAGTCACAAATATTGTTGCACACGAATTAGCTCATCAA TGGTTTGGAAATCTTGTTACTCTTTCATGGTGGAACGATGCTTGGCTCAATGAAGGTTTTGCTACCTACGTATCGTATTTAGGAGAATCTGAAGTTCAGCCAACATGGAAGTcg AAAGATAGATTTCTTCTCGATGAACTTCATGCAGCTTTTGATATTGACGCTCTCACTTCTTCTCACCCGCTAGTTCAAGAAGCAAACACTCCAGATGAAATCACGGCATTGTTTGACACAATTAGTTACAGCAAG GGTGCCAGTATTCTACGTATGATAAATGACTTTATGGGAGAAGAAAATTTTGTACTTGGGTTAACG CATTACCTGAACGATCTTTCATATTCATCAGCAACACACTTGGATCTTTTTCAACATTGGGAAGAC CAAGCAGCTGAAGCAAACTTACAATTTCCAgtaagattatcagaaatattgaaaacatgGACATTACAAATGGGATATCCTGTCGTTAACGTCGAAAAATCTTTAGCTCTGAACAGATACACAATAACGCAACAGTATTTTCTCCTGGATCCATCTGCAACAGCAGTAGAACCTGATAATGATCTACTATATAA GTACAAATGGTATATCCCGTTTTCATATAAAAGTTATTCACAAATCGGCACAGAGGATTCGACTAGAATTTGGTTACCTCCAATACAAGGAACGCAGG AAGAGGAATATTACTTGTTAGCAAACATCGATGCTATGGGTTATTACAGAGTAAATTATGACAAAGGAACATGGTCGAAACTAACGACTAAACTCAAATCAAAGTCATTCCAG GACATTTTGTCAAAAAACAGAGCGCAGTTATTGGATGATGCTTTCAATTTGGTAAG AGCTGAACGTCTGGACTTAACAACTGCAATGGAGTTATCAATGTATTTATCAAATGAGCAAGAATATGTGCCATGGAATAGTTTTCTAGCCTCGGCTAAATACATGGAATATCTGCTGAGTCGTTCATCTTTGTATGGAATGTTCAAG accTATTTGTTGAAACTTGTCGAACCAACTCTGTACGATTACTATGGATGGGATGAAGAGAATAAAAACGATGATGCTCTTTTTGAGAG AATGACAAGACAGACGGGCATTAAAGCCGCATGTTATTACGGAAGCCACAACTGCATAAATAACGCGACGGCATTATATAGGATGTGGATGGATGATCCAACTAATAAAAG TATAATAAGCAACACTTATCGCAGAGATGTATTTTGTGCAGCAATTCGCGATGGGGGTGAGAAAGAGTGGCAGTTTAGTTGGGAACAACATCACGTATCCACCAATGCACAGGAACAAGACGATTTGAG ATACGGCATGGCATGCAGTAAAGAATCTTggattttatcaaaatatacgAAATATTGCGTAGACCCCAACTTGATTCGTGGACAAGATAGCATTCGTTCCTGCCTCGGTTACATTGCAGAAGAAGAGTACGGTAGAGATGTTGTGTGGTCTTTCATGGTAGAATCATGGGATGATTTAGTTGATAG CTATGGAGGTGGAATAGTATTCAAAACATTGATAGAATCTGTCACGAAAAGATTTTCGACTGAATATGACCTGAATTTG CTTATCAATTTCAAACAATCTAATTCAAATCTTGGAACTGCTGCAAGGGCGGTTGATCAAGCTATTGAGAAGACAACAACAAATATTAGGTGGCGCAAGAGAAACGAACCAGAATTAAAATCTTGGTTATCTATGCAAAATATAtag
- the LOC120337449 gene encoding aminopeptidase N-like isoform X1 — MSTKNEFHFKGSQVIIMSVVVVMLLVAEGLLIGLLARPQCENEVITQHTTSKPSSQTTQSTNVIPDDDWRLPKDLIPMSYQVELRPLFDPDEQGRYLFFGSSTVEFKCNKSTSQIKMHSSRLNYTTEQIKLSDSEGNVIDILHMEYDLIKEFVTFEIESECKQGEDYTLTFEKFISEMSLDLTGLYRSYYTTSDGEERMIVISHMWPTNARKVFPCFDEPALKAKFSFTLWSRANSELFAISNMPALSYQTKEFDGELWNATIFAESLPMSTYLIALSICDYSFAESLGTNDVKTRTYARAEAVANMEADYSADIAAKILDYYEAYFSVPYPLPKSDHMGVSDFDAGAMENWGFILYREVYLLYDENLSSVFDKEKVTNIVAHELAHQWFGNLVTLSWWNDAWLNEGFATYVSYLGESEVQPTWKSKDRFLLDELHAAFDIDALTSSHPLVQEANTPDEITALFDTISYSKGASILRMINDFMGEENFVLGLTHYLNDLSYSSATHLDLFQHWEDQAAEANLQFPVRLSEILKTWTLQMGYPVVNVEKSLALNRYTITQQYFLLDPSATAVEPDNDLLYKYKWYIPFSYKSYSQIGTEDSTRIWLPPIQGTQVTVEEEYYLLANIDAMGYYRVNYDKGTWSKLTTKLKSKSFQDILSKNRAQLLDDAFNLVRAERLDLTTAMELSMYLSNEQEYVPWNSFLASAKYMEYLLSRSSLYGMFKTYLLKLVEPTLYDYYGWDEENKNDDALFERMTRQTGIKAACYYGSHNCINNATALYRMWMDDPTNKSIISNTYRRDVFCAAIRDGGEKEWQFSWEQHHVSTNAQEQDDLRYGMACSKESWILSKYTKYCVDPNLIRGQDSIRSCLGYIAEEEYGRDVVWSFMVESWDDLVDSYGGGIVFKTLIESVTKRFSTEYDLNLLINFKQSNSNLGTAARAVDQAIEKTTTNIRWRKRNEPELKSWLSMQNI, encoded by the exons atgtcaACAAAGAATGAGTTCCATTTTAAAGGATCGCAAGTCATTATAATGTCAGTCGTTGTTGTTATGCTTCTTGTCGCCGAAG GCTTATTGATTGGTTTACTAGCACGACCACAATGTGAAAACGAAGTCATAACTCAACATACTACTTCCAAGCCTTCTTCGCAAACAACGCAATCCACCAACGTG ATTCCCGATGATGACTGGCGACTGCCCAAAGATCTTATACCAATGTCGTACCAAGTTGAATTGAGACCGCTGTTTGACCCGGATGAGCAAGGAAGATATTTATTCTTCGGTTCTTCAACAGTGgaatttaaatgtaacaaatcaacatcacaaataaaaatgcacAGCAG tCGATTGAATTATACGACCGAACAAATAAAACTCAGCGATTCGGAGGGGAATGTTATCGATATACTCCACATGGAGTACGATTTGATAAAAGAGTTCGTCACGTTTGAAATTGAATCAGAGTGTAAACAAGGAGAAGATTACACTTTGACTTTTGAGAAATTCATTTCAGAAATGAGCTTGGATCTGACTGGTTTATACAGAAGCTATTACACAACAAGCGATGGGGAAGAGCG TATGATCGTGATAAGTCATATGTGGCCCACGAACGCAAGAAAAGTGTTTCCGTGTTTCGACGAGCCTGCATTGAAGGCGAAATTTTCGTTTACTTTATGGAGCAGGGCAAATAGCGAACTGTTTGCCATTTCAAATATGCCGGCCTTATCGTACCAG ACCAAAGAATTTGACGGAGAGCTTTGGAATGCAACAATATTTGCCGAATCATTGCCGATGTCAACATATTTGATAGCTCTTTCGATTTGTGATTATTCGTTTGCAGAATCATTGGGAACAAACGATGTGAAG ACAAGAACATATGCTAGAGCCGAGGCTGTGGCGAATATGGAAGCAGATTATTCAGCGGATATTGCTGCAAAAATCCTAGATTATTATGAGGCATATTTTTCGGTGCCATATCCACTTCCGAAGTCAG ACCACATGGGTGTTTCTGATTTTGACGCCGGAGCTATGGAAAACTGGGGATTTATTTTGTATCGAGAGGTATATTTACTTTATGATGAAAATTTGTCATCAGTATTTGATAAGGAGAAAGTCACAAATATTGTTGCACACGAATTAGCTCATCAA TGGTTTGGAAATCTTGTTACTCTTTCATGGTGGAACGATGCTTGGCTCAATGAAGGTTTTGCTACCTACGTATCGTATTTAGGAGAATCTGAAGTTCAGCCAACATGGAAGTcg AAAGATAGATTTCTTCTCGATGAACTTCATGCAGCTTTTGATATTGACGCTCTCACTTCTTCTCACCCGCTAGTTCAAGAAGCAAACACTCCAGATGAAATCACGGCATTGTTTGACACAATTAGTTACAGCAAG GGTGCCAGTATTCTACGTATGATAAATGACTTTATGGGAGAAGAAAATTTTGTACTTGGGTTAACG CATTACCTGAACGATCTTTCATATTCATCAGCAACACACTTGGATCTTTTTCAACATTGGGAAGAC CAAGCAGCTGAAGCAAACTTACAATTTCCAgtaagattatcagaaatattgaaaacatgGACATTACAAATGGGATATCCTGTCGTTAACGTCGAAAAATCTTTAGCTCTGAACAGATACACAATAACGCAACAGTATTTTCTCCTGGATCCATCTGCAACAGCAGTAGAACCTGATAATGATCTACTATATAA GTACAAATGGTATATCCCGTTTTCATATAAAAGTTATTCACAAATCGGCACAGAGGATTCGACTAGAATTTGGTTACCTCCAATACAAGGAACGCAGG TGACCGTAGAAGAGGAATATTACTTGTTAGCAAACATCGATGCTATGGGTTATTACAGAGTAAATTATGACAAAGGAACATGGTCGAAACTAACGACTAAACTCAAATCAAAGTCATTCCAG GACATTTTGTCAAAAAACAGAGCGCAGTTATTGGATGATGCTTTCAATTTGGTAAG AGCTGAACGTCTGGACTTAACAACTGCAATGGAGTTATCAATGTATTTATCAAATGAGCAAGAATATGTGCCATGGAATAGTTTTCTAGCCTCGGCTAAATACATGGAATATCTGCTGAGTCGTTCATCTTTGTATGGAATGTTCAAG accTATTTGTTGAAACTTGTCGAACCAACTCTGTACGATTACTATGGATGGGATGAAGAGAATAAAAACGATGATGCTCTTTTTGAGAG AATGACAAGACAGACGGGCATTAAAGCCGCATGTTATTACGGAAGCCACAACTGCATAAATAACGCGACGGCATTATATAGGATGTGGATGGATGATCCAACTAATAAAAG TATAATAAGCAACACTTATCGCAGAGATGTATTTTGTGCAGCAATTCGCGATGGGGGTGAGAAAGAGTGGCAGTTTAGTTGGGAACAACATCACGTATCCACCAATGCACAGGAACAAGACGATTTGAG ATACGGCATGGCATGCAGTAAAGAATCTTggattttatcaaaatatacgAAATATTGCGTAGACCCCAACTTGATTCGTGGACAAGATAGCATTCGTTCCTGCCTCGGTTACATTGCAGAAGAAGAGTACGGTAGAGATGTTGTGTGGTCTTTCATGGTAGAATCATGGGATGATTTAGTTGATAG CTATGGAGGTGGAATAGTATTCAAAACATTGATAGAATCTGTCACGAAAAGATTTTCGACTGAATATGACCTGAATTTG CTTATCAATTTCAAACAATCTAATTCAAATCTTGGAACTGCTGCAAGGGCGGTTGATCAAGCTATTGAGAAGACAACAACAAATATTAGGTGGCGCAAGAGAAACGAACCAGAATTAAAATCTTGGTTATCTATGCAAAATATAtag